The Aureispira anguillae genome contains a region encoding:
- a CDS encoding DNA cytosine methyltransferase — translation MNVVSLFAGAGGFDLGFKKAGFTLIWANERDKDIWNTYRYNHPNAFLDTRSIVDIPSNEIPNCHGIIGGPPCQSWSHAGSAKGIQDKRGQLIYEFIRIVKGKQPRFFVMENVSGLLQIKHKTAFTNICSTFNQIGYTLNVKMLNAADYGIPQDRKRVFFVGLRKDLGIKYQFPKPMVPKVTLHQVIKDIQADVLPAKTNNRSNKEQCIVSNHEYMTGDFSSRYLSRNRVRTWNEQSFTIQAGGRHAPIHPQAPKMIQQAKDSYIFKPQKESLYRRLSIRECARIQTFSDDFLFFYDRLMTGYKMVGNAVPVNLAIIIAKSIKKQLSA, via the coding sequence ATGAACGTTGTCTCCCTTTTTGCTGGCGCTGGTGGTTTTGATTTGGGATTTAAAAAAGCTGGATTTACTTTGATTTGGGCAAATGAAAGAGATAAGGATATTTGGAATACCTATCGCTACAATCATCCTAACGCATTTCTTGATACACGAAGTATTGTAGACATTCCATCAAATGAAATTCCCAATTGTCATGGTATTATTGGAGGTCCACCATGCCAGAGTTGGAGTCACGCAGGTTCTGCAAAAGGCATACAAGATAAACGAGGACAACTTATTTATGAGTTCATTCGCATTGTAAAAGGAAAACAACCACGTTTTTTTGTTATGGAGAATGTAAGTGGATTACTCCAGATAAAGCATAAAACAGCCTTTACAAATATCTGTAGTACTTTTAACCAGATTGGTTATACCCTCAATGTAAAAATGCTGAATGCTGCAGACTATGGTATCCCACAAGACAGAAAACGAGTATTTTTTGTTGGGCTCCGAAAAGACCTTGGAATAAAGTATCAATTTCCAAAACCAATGGTTCCCAAAGTTACGCTTCATCAAGTAATAAAAGATATACAAGCAGATGTTCTACCTGCAAAAACAAACAATCGCTCAAACAAAGAACAATGCATTGTTTCTAACCATGAATACATGACAGGGGACTTTTCTTCACGTTATCTTTCTCGAAACCGAGTCCGAACATGGAACGAACAAAGCTTTACGATCCAAGCAGGAGGAAGACATGCCCCTATTCACCCACAAGCTCCAAAGATGATCCAGCAAGCAAAAGATTCATATATCTTCAAACCACAAAAAGAATCGCTCTATCGCCGTTTAAGCATCAGAGAATGTGCTCGAATACAAACCTTCTCAGATGACTTTCTCTTTTTTTATGATCGTTTAATGACAGGATATAAAATGGTCGGGAATGCTGT
- a CDS encoding RHS repeat domain-containing protein, which yields MKAHFCFILIFIWHTLLLAQSASPTPQGNISTVPSAGLRILVSPTHPIHIESGDATPVDLINASSLSTDVHNSCCYRISTYIENTTGADITIKLACVWRTQSFPFEWWSIDDKPNDPTAGDDNYGLFNRIPNTNGNDITIPANSIIPVEFYDPIVKLAVGRPLNVQVIDITESQGNYTYSPIPIQGSTTNEISGGTILPSSCSFILRECIVAYPNPTIEGGTILATAVVENAGTSPVTANLYLVLKQGTTEQIIHAVTGGSYDSGEQVILNMTNSVSLDPAFVQGTAELFVYYEAPVGSNREVVKEYLCSNPITVTIENPCASGNVPKPVAPGTANNVPLQKITTLTPTFLWKKICATGSGVTGYEIEVRDYLSGAIVSGFPITVNGINSNQYLAPTGLFRYSTQYEWTVTAISPLGNQTSIPFYFETPGPSNPNCQVTDIDQSIDTLLWDAVQYLCERGIVTPREWVQGGAQYDVNPTSEIVREHLAWITAAGLYGDRTTVESAYFYTTRYPIPFEDLAQAANNRDRYAKLLTYLDYDDQIVPFDGDRHNFQPADQIAIKFALKVFFEAFDIDTLYNPSTVPDITISNTDNMYRYVMRATELGLLEHYTNGLTTISANDDIKRGDAFIILYKIMTHPSLIRPTLADLDLDTNYVESNFYGAENYAVRPSLADGNFNSYSKTSFAIPGTSMPLVFSISYESSCLTFPEEIFPMNPVGKAWTHNHHGYIIETSGLGNWGGNDVVGTGSFNNSLAIFFPGSQHPHIFRRDGAGNLVAATKGLNYRITEDVANNRITIDMIDRTRFVFEKLPAGDHFDNVYMLQEVREKNGNRLSYAYTRYANNRSHLTQICAHYLNTVGAPVTPRCVDLIYYAGNQDLVERVEYPSPTGGAPRQVTFTYDFTTKNLNSYKDALPTMPCTGITLASELYFYDTSAETPHLLNKIQLPKGNYIENTYHDRKLKSTQLVNSVTGQILNQTTVQPQYNKFSAERDQTVTSIAAGGATTSMTQKRNAVGYITSTSYLRSDGGTDLFDIEYNNANFPQNPTKVTAYGVVTDITYNSFGAMETKDVNSSVLGVIYSEQWNYGTDSLLQSYTNRRGHSMYYSYDSRKNLVQMTDFEGEDTEYEYFLNGLRSKVRTPTQREYTFVYDDYGNLTSSTGPTGIITRNIYDNVGRLIQAVDAVGNITTMEYLANDLPTKVSRTNNGIVHEVEYCYDPNYNNIWIEDEKGQRTTMSYSFDEDYLTAIQFGSDTRTFSYTQKGLLDTETTPNGYVKNYDYNIHNELLEEDGYALYEYDAMNRDNLIRVRLLSNPTQEYIEYFYDDFDRVTSYTYHSSGPDYTVQYGYDEESNVTSITYPDYNGATGMRVDYTYNNNNQLETVSALGMVWQANRRADGSIDKIIYPNGMEKRYVYDGADRVNDLGYFTNNSTATPSNTLSRQQFTIDDRGFFTQEIVEGPNIPTLLPDLDLQFTHNSVNRIQTTTDALTGQTTNASFDADGNQLSGHYTGMVWNAFEQLEQIQNATGTFSATYNYGVLGQRNRAQRIRNGTTTTTNYFWEISGVGNMLREERTTNGTITALDYIHGFGEILARIPSGYTINSPPFSVIRDTVRFFVSDMRGTVIGLVDYNQDFTEHYEVTSYGEMISHEITAGEVPNYFIFVGAYGVEWEDTMLYKMGVRYYDVEQVNFLSEDPIWNTNLYAYAGGNTVMAIDPEGLEYKYNSGGVCIGGSLLASVRYCFTGYCDLSYCHFYHDIYRGGGTPNLEVYAPIGQANSLPETTDYWQPWQEASVGLRTPVKGLEMGVNLAIEDEELLIEPSSTINRRSLSLSNSNDSYEVNIGLSAPVPGTANYGEHKKTKAGSMRTPPKALADLIRELIWYETNGRIDVYD from the coding sequence ATGAAGGCACATTTTTGTTTTATTTTGATATTTATTTGGCATACCCTCCTTTTGGCGCAATCAGCATCTCCTACTCCTCAAGGAAATATTAGTACCGTACCCAGTGCTGGATTACGTATTCTTGTATCGCCAACACATCCAATACATATAGAAAGTGGTGATGCAACTCCTGTTGATTTAATAAATGCAAGTTCATTAAGTACTGATGTACATAATTCTTGTTGTTATAGGATTTCAACTTATATCGAAAATACTACAGGAGCAGACATTACTATAAAGCTTGCTTGTGTATGGAGGACACAATCTTTTCCATTTGAATGGTGGAGTATTGATGATAAGCCAAATGATCCAACTGCAGGAGATGATAATTATGGGTTATTTAATCGAATCCCCAATACGAATGGAAATGACATTACTATTCCAGCAAATTCAATTATTCCTGTAGAGTTTTATGATCCAATTGTAAAATTAGCCGTAGGAAGACCATTAAATGTTCAAGTCATAGATATAACAGAATCACAAGGAAATTATACTTACAGCCCTATTCCTATACAAGGAAGTACCACAAATGAAATTTCAGGGGGGACTATTTTGCCAAGTTCTTGCTCATTCATTTTACGTGAGTGTATTGTTGCATATCCAAATCCTACCATAGAAGGAGGAACTATTCTCGCAACAGCTGTTGTGGAAAACGCAGGAACAAGTCCAGTCACAGCAAACCTTTACTTAGTATTGAAACAAGGTACTACAGAACAAATAATCCATGCAGTTACTGGAGGATCATATGATTCGGGAGAACAAGTAATTTTAAATATGACTAATTCTGTTTCCTTAGACCCCGCATTTGTACAGGGAACAGCAGAGCTATTTGTTTATTATGAAGCTCCTGTAGGAAGTAATAGAGAAGTCGTAAAAGAATACCTCTGTAGCAATCCAATAACTGTTACGATAGAAAATCCCTGTGCTTCGGGAAATGTACCCAAACCTGTAGCTCCTGGTACAGCTAATAATGTTCCTCTTCAAAAGATAACGACATTAACTCCAACCTTTCTTTGGAAGAAAATTTGTGCAACAGGAAGCGGAGTGACTGGGTACGAAATAGAAGTCAGAGACTATTTGAGTGGGGCTATAGTATCAGGTTTTCCGATTACAGTGAATGGAATAAATAGTAATCAGTATTTAGCTCCTACAGGTCTCTTTCGCTATTCTACACAATATGAATGGACAGTAACAGCAATTTCTCCTTTGGGAAACCAAACTTCAATACCATTTTACTTTGAGACTCCTGGTCCTAGCAATCCTAATTGTCAAGTAACAGATATAGACCAATCTATTGATACTTTATTGTGGGATGCAGTCCAATACTTATGTGAACGCGGTATCGTAACTCCAAGAGAGTGGGTACAAGGAGGTGCTCAGTATGATGTGAATCCAACAAGTGAGATTGTTCGAGAACATTTAGCATGGATTACTGCCGCTGGGCTTTATGGAGATAGAACGACCGTTGAAAGTGCCTATTTTTATACGACTCGTTATCCCATTCCTTTTGAAGATTTGGCGCAAGCAGCTAATAATAGAGATCGTTATGCCAAACTACTTACATATCTAGATTATGACGATCAAATTGTTCCTTTTGATGGAGATAGGCATAATTTTCAACCAGCTGATCAAATTGCTATAAAATTTGCACTTAAAGTCTTTTTTGAAGCATTTGATATAGACACATTGTACAATCCTTCTACTGTTCCAGACATAACGATAAGCAACACAGACAATATGTATCGTTATGTAATGAGGGCGACAGAATTAGGACTTTTGGAACATTACACCAATGGATTAACCACAATAAGTGCAAATGATGATATAAAGCGTGGTGATGCCTTTATTATTCTCTACAAGATAATGACGCATCCTTCTCTTATAAGACCAACACTTGCGGATTTAGATTTGGACACAAATTATGTTGAATCTAATTTTTATGGAGCCGAGAATTATGCTGTAAGACCATCGCTTGCTGATGGCAATTTCAATAGTTACTCTAAGACAAGTTTTGCAATACCAGGAACATCAATGCCACTTGTTTTTAGTATTTCTTATGAGTCATCTTGTTTAACATTTCCTGAGGAGATTTTTCCAATGAATCCTGTTGGAAAAGCATGGACGCATAATCATCATGGTTATATTATAGAAACCTCGGGATTGGGAAATTGGGGTGGTAATGACGTAGTTGGGACAGGAAGTTTTAATAACTCCTTAGCAATATTTTTTCCTGGCAGTCAGCATCCGCATATTTTTAGGCGAGATGGTGCTGGGAATTTAGTAGCCGCAACGAAAGGACTTAATTACCGAATTACTGAAGATGTTGCGAATAATCGAATAACAATCGATATGATTGATCGGACACGTTTTGTTTTTGAAAAATTACCAGCAGGAGACCATTTTGATAATGTTTATATGCTCCAAGAGGTAAGAGAGAAAAATGGGAATCGTCTTTCTTATGCTTATACTAGGTATGCTAATAACAGAAGCCATTTGACACAGATTTGTGCGCATTATTTAAATACTGTTGGAGCCCCTGTGACTCCTCGATGTGTGGATTTAATTTATTATGCAGGGAATCAGGATTTGGTAGAACGAGTAGAGTATCCTTCGCCTACTGGTGGAGCTCCTAGGCAAGTTACTTTTACCTATGATTTTACAACTAAAAACCTGAACTCTTACAAGGATGCTTTACCAACAATGCCTTGTACTGGAATAACCTTAGCTTCAGAGCTGTATTTTTATGATACGAGTGCAGAAACACCTCATTTACTCAATAAAATTCAGTTGCCTAAGGGCAATTATATCGAGAACACTTATCATGATCGGAAATTAAAATCTACTCAACTTGTCAATTCTGTTACTGGGCAAATTTTAAATCAAACCACTGTTCAACCACAGTATAATAAGTTTTCTGCTGAGCGGGACCAGACAGTTACCTCAATAGCAGCAGGTGGAGCGACTACCTCCATGACTCAAAAGCGAAATGCTGTTGGTTACATTACATCAACATCCTATTTAAGGAGTGATGGAGGAACAGACCTATTTGATATTGAGTATAACAATGCCAATTTTCCTCAAAATCCTACAAAGGTAACAGCATATGGAGTCGTTACAGATATCACCTATAACAGCTTTGGAGCGATGGAGACCAAAGATGTTAATAGTTCGGTGTTAGGAGTGATTTATTCAGAACAGTGGAATTATGGAACAGATTCTTTGTTACAGAGTTATACGAATAGGAGAGGGCATAGTATGTATTACAGCTATGATAGTCGAAAGAATCTGGTTCAAATGACCGATTTTGAGGGAGAGGACACAGAGTATGAATACTTCCTTAATGGACTTCGAAGTAAGGTGCGTACGCCCACACAGAGAGAATATACTTTTGTCTATGATGATTATGGAAATTTAACGAGCAGTACTGGTCCTACAGGGATTATTACACGTAACATATATGATAACGTTGGGCGTTTAATCCAAGCAGTAGATGCCGTAGGGAATATAACGACGATGGAGTATTTGGCAAATGACTTGCCAACGAAAGTAAGCCGTACCAACAATGGCATTGTGCATGAAGTGGAGTATTGTTATGACCCTAATTATAATAATATTTGGATAGAAGACGAGAAGGGACAACGAACAACAATGAGTTATAGTTTTGATGAAGACTATTTGACAGCTATTCAATTTGGTTCAGATACTCGTACCTTTTCTTATACACAAAAGGGGCTGTTGGATACAGAGACCACTCCAAATGGTTATGTAAAAAACTATGATTATAACATCCATAACGAGTTGTTAGAAGAAGATGGGTATGCTCTATATGAGTATGATGCCATGAATCGGGATAATCTCATTCGCGTTCGTCTATTATCAAATCCTACACAGGAGTATATTGAGTATTTCTACGATGATTTTGATCGCGTAACGAGCTATACCTACCACAGTAGTGGTCCTGATTATACCGTTCAATATGGGTACGATGAAGAGAGCAATGTAACCAGCATTACTTATCCTGATTACAATGGGGCAACGGGGATGCGTGTTGATTATACTTACAATAACAATAATCAGTTGGAAACGGTCAGTGCGCTTGGTATGGTATGGCAGGCGAATCGCCGAGCAGATGGGAGCATTGATAAAATCATTTATCCCAATGGGATGGAAAAGCGTTATGTCTATGATGGAGCTGACCGAGTGAACGATTTAGGTTATTTTACCAATAACAGTACTGCTACGCCTTCGAATACACTCAGCCGTCAGCAGTTTACAATAGACGACCGAGGTTTCTTTACCCAAGAAATTGTAGAAGGACCAAATATACCAACTTTATTACCTGATTTAGATTTGCAGTTTACGCACAATTCGGTCAATCGGATTCAAACGACGACTGATGCCCTGACTGGACAAACTACCAATGCCAGTTTTGATGCAGATGGGAATCAGTTATCAGGGCATTACACGGGGATGGTTTGGAATGCTTTTGAGCAATTGGAACAGATACAAAATGCTACAGGGACATTCTCTGCTACCTATAATTATGGTGTATTAGGGCAACGAAATAGAGCACAGCGGATTAGAAATGGAACGACCACTACTACGAACTATTTTTGGGAAATATCGGGTGTAGGGAATATGCTCCGAGAAGAACGGACTACCAATGGTACTATAACAGCACTAGATTACATCCATGGTTTTGGGGAAATACTCGCACGCATACCCTCTGGTTATACCATTAATAGTCCTCCTTTTTCAGTTATTCGAGATACCGTACGCTTTTTTGTCTCGGATATGCGAGGGACGGTTATTGGGCTAGTTGATTATAATCAAGATTTTACAGAGCATTATGAAGTGACTTCTTATGGGGAGATGATTAGCCATGAAATTACTGCTGGTGAGGTTCCTAATTACTTCATTTTTGTTGGGGCTTATGGTGTGGAATGGGAAGATACCATGTTGTATAAGATGGGGGTACGGTATTATGATGTAGAGCAGGTTAATTTTCTTTCTGAAGATCCTATTTGGAATACTAATTTGTATGCCTATGCTGGTGGTAATACTGTTATGGCTATTGATCCAGAAGGATTGGAGTATAAATACAATTCAGGAGGAGTCTGCATAGGAGGTAGTCTTTTGGCTTCTGTAAGGTATTGTTTTACAGGGTATTGTGATTTGAGTTATTGTCATTTTTATCACGATATATATAGGGGGGGAGGGACTCCCAATTTAGAGGTTTATGCTCCAATAGGACAAGCTAATTCTTTACCTGAAACAACTGATTACTGGCAACCATGGCAAGAGGCGTCAGTAGGTTTAAGAACTCCTGTCAAGGGACTTGAAATGGGGGTAAATCTAGCAATAGAAGATGAGGAACTACTTATCGAACCTTCATCTACAATTAATCGTAGATCATTAAGTCTTAGCAACAGCAATGATTCTTATGAAGTAAATATTGGATTAAGTGCCCCAGTACCAGGTACTGCTAATTATGGTGAGCACAAAAAGACTAAAGCTGGGAGTATGCGAACTCCTCCAAAGGCATTAGCAGATTTGATCAGAGAGTTAATTTGGTATGAAACTAACGGGAGGATTGATGTATATGATTAG
- a CDS encoding SprB repeat-containing protein, which translates to MFNTLSCLIICVFEIILFSFINDLQGQIVYDNYYNELYFHTKTTRTIASAVQIDSFEYDQVGAITRHLRWTEAPDLVIDGVEYNNASYGPNTLPLYHNVSGLLEINHSNIGNRPTNTFGIEVRWSPDTLWDNGNDTFLYDVAVNSLVVGASRTEPNNNFFLGTNIPVGNGYLLFYTDNEQDILELNDSNNLFIVPIYICTPYTLSSSGVDDYCSMAQGTATTNASGGTSPYNYVWSQGTSANSVNGLQGSLGGQVYTVTATDANGCTASDQVTIQSNPPLSMQTLAVSPALCGSTTGQISVSAQGGSGNVNYTWSNGQNTATGYIGGLIAGVVSVTATDGNGCTASLVNTIPGNTSITIGSTVTDATCSQSNGSISINPTGGIGTYTTSWNTGNTGNTLSNLAVGNYTVTVNDGTCSSVETFTVNDLAAPMLTTTIIDASCGQMDGQITASAVGGTGTINYLWSTGQTSDSLVNIGAGFYALTITDANGCTTTNTTTVGTNNTLIVQTAIFDDSCNLATGRMQVQPLGGSGNYSYTWSGNGSTTASASGLSQGIYTVTITDNAAPQVCVLVHTDTIQATTAIALTIQAIAADTCAYGNASVLMSAFGDTSTMIFTWDNGANTLSIDSLSAGTYSLTAIDVNGCTATQSVTIPSVSFTPNIASYLPIIDSISCIMKVGVTGNALFLPYTYLWSTGATTDTIHGLPDSLYSVMVTNSLGCDTILSFNCTPIDVITLPNDVSIEVFPNPNSGDQFSVKINGGKIQSYAIYDAIGQRLVWEAISIPSGTSFLLPQKVSVAASYVFVFDVLHKGKNYAISKRVIKSKE; encoded by the coding sequence ATGTTTAATACTTTAAGTTGTTTGATTATTTGTGTATTTGAGATTATTCTATTTTCATTTATAAATGATCTACAAGGTCAAATAGTTTACGATAACTATTATAATGAGTTATATTTCCACACAAAAACAACCAGAACAATAGCTAGCGCCGTCCAAATAGACAGCTTTGAATACGACCAAGTAGGCGCTATCACTCGTCATCTACGCTGGACAGAAGCACCAGATTTGGTAATTGATGGAGTCGAATACAATAATGCTAGCTATGGACCAAATACACTGCCCCTGTATCATAATGTATCAGGGCTATTAGAGATAAATCATAGTAATATCGGCAATCGTCCCACAAATACCTTTGGCATAGAAGTCCGTTGGTCACCCGATACCCTATGGGATAATGGGAACGATACTTTTTTATACGATGTAGCAGTAAACTCCTTGGTAGTTGGAGCGAGCAGGACAGAGCCAAACAACAATTTTTTTTTAGGGACTAATATTCCTGTAGGGAATGGTTATTTACTGTTTTATACCGACAATGAGCAAGACATACTAGAGCTCAATGATAGTAATAACTTATTCATTGTACCCATCTATATCTGTACACCCTATACCCTGTCTAGTTCAGGAGTAGATGATTATTGCAGCATGGCACAAGGAACAGCAACAACCAATGCTAGTGGCGGAACAAGTCCATACAACTATGTCTGGAGTCAAGGCACATCAGCGAATAGCGTCAATGGGCTGCAAGGAAGTCTTGGAGGACAAGTATATACCGTTACAGCAACAGATGCGAATGGCTGTACCGCAAGTGATCAGGTGACGATACAGAGCAATCCCCCATTGTCGATGCAAACCTTAGCGGTAAGTCCCGCTCTTTGTGGAAGTACTACTGGACAAATATCGGTTAGTGCACAAGGTGGTAGTGGCAATGTCAATTATACGTGGTCAAATGGTCAGAATACAGCGACAGGTTATATTGGTGGACTTATAGCAGGTGTGGTAAGCGTTACGGCAACAGATGGAAATGGTTGCACAGCTAGCCTAGTCAATACCATTCCAGGGAATACTTCCATCACTATTGGCTCAACCGTAACCGATGCTACTTGTAGTCAATCCAATGGAAGTATCAGTATCAACCCAACAGGTGGAATAGGAACTTACACGACGTCATGGAATACAGGAAATACAGGAAATACCCTATCCAATCTTGCTGTAGGCAATTATACTGTAACAGTCAACGATGGAACTTGCTCAAGTGTAGAAACCTTTACTGTTAATGATCTTGCTGCTCCAATGTTAACCACTACTATTATTGACGCAAGTTGCGGACAAATGGACGGGCAGATAACCGCAAGTGCTGTAGGCGGAACGGGTACTATAAATTACCTATGGTCAACAGGACAAACAAGCGATAGTCTTGTCAATATTGGTGCAGGTTTTTATGCGCTTACCATCACAGATGCCAATGGCTGTACGACAACAAATACCACTACAGTAGGCACTAATAATACCCTTATCGTGCAGACGGCTATTTTTGATGACAGTTGTAATTTGGCAACTGGAAGGATGCAAGTCCAGCCTTTGGGTGGATCAGGTAATTATAGTTACACATGGTCTGGAAATGGTTCAACGACAGCTTCTGCATCTGGTTTATCACAAGGAATCTATACAGTAACGATAACTGACAATGCAGCGCCACAGGTTTGTGTATTGGTTCATACAGATACGATCCAAGCAACTACAGCCATTGCTTTGACTATTCAGGCTATTGCAGCAGATACCTGCGCATACGGTAATGCTTCTGTACTTATGAGTGCTTTTGGGGATACGTCCACCATGATATTTACATGGGATAATGGAGCCAATACACTTTCTATAGATAGCCTTAGTGCAGGAACGTATAGCTTGACGGCAATAGATGTTAATGGTTGTACTGCCACACAATCTGTAACAATTCCTTCAGTGAGCTTTACCCCCAATATAGCATCTTACTTACCTATAATAGATTCCATTTCTTGCATTATGAAAGTTGGCGTGACAGGGAATGCTCTCTTTTTACCCTATACGTATTTGTGGAGTACAGGAGCAACAACGGATACGATTCATGGTCTCCCTGATAGTTTGTACAGTGTAATGGTTACCAATAGTTTGGGTTGTGATACTATACTTTCTTTTAACTGTACGCCGATTGATGTGATCACTCTACCCAATGATGTTAGTATAGAGGTATTTCCAAATCCGAATAGTGGTGACCAGTTTAGTGTAAAAATTAATGGTGGAAAAATACAATCTTATGCTATTTATGATGCAATTGGGCAACGATTGGTTTGGGAGGCAATATCAATTCCTTCAGGGACTTCTTTCTTACTTCCTCAAAAAGTTAGTGTAGCAGCGAGTTATGTTTTTGTGTTTGATGTTTTACATAAAGGAAAAAACTATGCGATAAGCAAACGAGTAATTAAATCAAAGGAATAA